A stretch of Triticum aestivum cultivar Chinese Spring chromosome 1D, IWGSC CS RefSeq v2.1, whole genome shotgun sequence DNA encodes these proteins:
- the LOC123182143 gene encoding uncharacterized protein, whose translation MSTLPEPDLTITVSRSLHPFQHSEEDARQLFANHPYAENFLSPSHLDEDSDLADLEALGPHPLLNRQTNAWQPLRWINIRIQAAGTNHWIMPFLRDDNLYVRGFGNRHNAHELSQNLCLPGKDKVEVLSRQLPLKLNCILVNWDVTYPKMFGCKGEHALEAEFQRIMSDEDFVFEAVCFLSSYVHVEGSEAEQKAMKYLAGITFTLCEFYRMKLWLTNVPLHLWIRLWGDICFEYLKWRDRNFTDWISDRVAKKKGQIGETRKQKHFKNLGIQRPADGLQILSLIIN comes from the coding sequence ATGTCGACACTTCCTGAACCCGATCTGACGATCACTGTGAGCCGGTCCTTGCATCCGTTTCAGCATTCAGAGGAAGATGCCAGACAGCTCTTTGCAAATCATCCTTATGCAGAAAATTTCTTGTCCCCCAGCCATTTGGATGAAGATTCAGATCTTGCAGACCTGGAAGCATTGGGTCCACATCCTCTGCTTAACAGGCAGACCAATGCTTGGCAACCATTGAGATGGATCAATATTAGAATCCAAGCTGCGGGAACTAATCATTGGATTATGCCTTTTCTGAGAGATGATAACTTATATGTTCGAGGTTTTGGTAACCGGCATAATGCTCATGAGCTAAGTCAAAATCTGTGTTTGCCAGGGAAAGACAAAGTGGAGGTTCTGTCCAGGCAACTTCCCCTGAAACTCAACTGCATTCTCGTCAATTGGGACGTCACGTACCCCAAGATGTTCGGATGCAAGGGTGAGCATGCACTCGAAGCTGAATTTCAAAGGATCATGAGTGATGAAGATTTTGTCTTTGAGGCAGTCTGTTTCTTGTCAAGTTATGTTCACGTCGAGGGCAGTGAGGCTGAACAGAAAGCCATGAAGTACTTAGCGGGCATCACTTTCACACTGTGTGAGTTTTACAGAATGAAGCTTTGGCTAACCAATGTCCCATTGCACCTTTGGATACGTCTCTGGGGGGATATTTGTTTTGAGTACCTTAAGTGGAGGGATCGAAACTTCACGGACTGGATTTCGGACAGAGTTGCAAAAAAGAAGGGACAGATTGGTGAGACAAGGAAACAGAAGCATTTCAAAAATCTGGGCATCCAGAGGCCAGCTGATGGTTTGCAAATCTTAAGCCTTATAATCAACTGA